The following proteins are encoded in a genomic region of Alteromonadaceae bacterium 2753L.S.0a.02:
- a CDS encoding ZIP family zinc transporter, with protein MESLVFVIVSTLIAGLAMPLGATLACIENIHPRWLENEFRHGVIAFGGGALLSAVALVLVPEGMAHSSLAMTLAMMFAGGAAFAVLDYQLNHHQTPAGQLAAMLSDFLPESIALGAAFASGESSAFLLAGLIALQNLPEGFNAYRELKENTHYSAVKIIGAFVMLALLGPLAGISGHLWLADANTLVAAIMLFAAGGILYSVFQDIAPQVPLKNHWAPPLGAVAGFVLGVAGDYLV; from the coding sequence ATGGAATCTTTGGTTTTCGTTATCGTGAGCACCTTGATAGCAGGGTTGGCCATGCCGCTGGGCGCTACGTTAGCGTGTATCGAAAATATTCACCCCCGCTGGCTTGAAAATGAATTTCGCCATGGCGTGATTGCCTTTGGAGGCGGCGCCTTACTTTCTGCCGTGGCACTAGTTTTGGTACCGGAAGGCATGGCGCACAGCAGCCTCGCCATGACCCTTGCAATGATGTTTGCCGGTGGAGCAGCTTTTGCGGTATTGGATTACCAATTAAATCATCACCAAACCCCAGCAGGGCAATTGGCAGCAATGCTTTCTGATTTCCTGCCTGAATCCATCGCGCTCGGTGCCGCTTTTGCCAGCGGAGAATCTTCCGCATTTTTGCTGGCTGGGTTAATCGCGCTGCAAAACCTGCCGGAAGGGTTTAATGCGTATCGGGAACTCAAAGAGAATACGCACTACTCCGCTGTAAAAATTATCGGTGCTTTTGTAATGCTGGCGTTGCTCGGGCCGCTTGCCGGTATTAGTGGTCACCTGTGGCTGGCCGATGCAAACACTCTGGTTGCAGCCATTATGCTGTTCGCTGCTGGCGGTATTTTGTATTCCGTGTTTCAGGATATCGCACCTCAGGTGCCCCTGAAAAATCACTGGGCACCACCTCTGGGAGCTGTGGCCGGTTTTGTGTTGGGAGTAGCGGGGGATTATTTGGTTTAA
- a CDS encoding tetratricopeptide repeat protein: protein MRYRVFLFGVTLAALTAAKVCAHGSSELRLQELDNKIQIQPSANNFIRRGRVHFDSEHWQLALADFKRASNFSPVVAEAFFWLAEVYRKINQPDLATQELKTYLTFQPNSPLGHWRLADLNAAERDFSNAEQHYRAAIAFDNNPPPQLFQDRINNLIAQQPQSREAIAAAIESALRQHPVTITLVEQVLDYYENQGDYSNAIDLLDNQPQATKQAPKWLLRKAQWQIKKGDVTGAKQSLNSVINKIDAIPTHRKKLEIFQKMRLSALLLLEAL, encoded by the coding sequence ATGCGATACCGAGTATTTTTATTTGGCGTAACCTTAGCGGCATTAACGGCCGCTAAGGTTTGTGCACACGGCAGCTCGGAATTGCGTTTGCAGGAACTGGATAACAAAATTCAAATACAGCCCAGCGCAAACAACTTTATCCGTCGTGGCCGGGTACATTTTGATTCCGAACACTGGCAATTGGCGCTCGCAGATTTTAAACGCGCCAGTAACTTTAGCCCGGTAGTTGCGGAAGCTTTTTTCTGGCTGGCGGAAGTTTACCGCAAAATAAATCAGCCCGATCTTGCCACGCAGGAGTTAAAAACCTATCTCACCTTTCAGCCAAATTCACCCCTGGGCCATTGGCGCCTGGCAGATTTAAACGCGGCGGAGCGGGATTTTTCCAACGCGGAGCAACACTATCGCGCAGCTATTGCATTCGATAACAACCCACCACCCCAACTGTTTCAAGATCGCATTAATAACCTTATCGCGCAGCAACCTCAATCGCGCGAAGCGATTGCCGCTGCAATCGAATCCGCACTTCGGCAGCACCCCGTCACCATTACTTTGGTTGAGCAGGTATTGGACTACTATGAAAATCAGGGTGATTACAGCAATGCAATTGATTTATTGGATAATCAACCACAGGCCACGAAGCAGGCGCCCAAGTGGTTGCTCAGAAAAGCGCAATGGCAAATAAAAAAGGGGGATGTTACTGGAGCAAAGCAAAGCCTAAATAGCGTTATAAACAAAATTGACGCTATTCCCACACACCGGAAAAAGCTGGAAATATTTCAAAAAATGCGACTAAGTGCTCTGTTACTATTGGAGGCATTGTAA
- a CDS encoding TonB family protein — MNLLNKSLWLVLLALVSESALAENPSKQAFKAAYKKYNDCIEKQDKDCAIEQADIALRYGLQLFDTQGKNVAMLTHNYGLALLKSDSADKRLASYPVLKEAYQRIRHTFGANSENAVLVLLDLCGSVALQPKEEQLSQTYIEDTISISENVYGADSLAHARLLQQLAKSSMESPALSWDEYTHIVQQSHALLVQHLGSPNMETAMSALELGKLYYTRGMEHKALKAFEFSLDSFEGLNLSDRNYEFNARLFIVKTLSEMGDLDEANKRWVELNKMKTAPISDFESLPVVKSAPRYPASAANSGLTGSVTLNYTVTKSGVVTDIEVVAWTGSKLFIPPSIKAVEKFKYLPRYENGKPVETRGVENTFTFEMAGD, encoded by the coding sequence GTGAATCTTTTGAATAAGTCGCTATGGTTAGTATTGTTGGCCTTGGTATCGGAGTCGGCACTAGCTGAAAATCCTTCGAAGCAAGCCTTTAAGGCCGCCTATAAAAAATACAATGATTGTATTGAAAAACAAGACAAAGACTGCGCGATTGAACAAGCCGATATCGCACTTCGCTATGGCTTACAGCTGTTCGATACGCAGGGTAAAAATGTTGCAATGCTCACTCATAATTATGGCTTGGCACTACTTAAAAGCGACAGTGCCGATAAGCGCTTGGCTTCATACCCTGTCTTAAAGGAGGCCTATCAACGCATAAGGCATACTTTTGGTGCTAACAGTGAAAATGCGGTTCTGGTGTTGTTGGATCTTTGTGGCTCTGTCGCGCTGCAGCCGAAAGAAGAGCAACTGTCCCAGACTTATATTGAAGACACAATATCGATTTCGGAAAACGTTTATGGCGCGGATTCGCTGGCGCACGCCCGACTGTTGCAACAACTGGCAAAAAGTAGCATGGAATCTCCTGCGTTAAGCTGGGATGAATATACGCACATTGTTCAACAATCGCATGCGTTGTTGGTGCAACATTTGGGCTCGCCGAATATGGAAACTGCAATGTCTGCCTTAGAATTAGGTAAGCTCTATTATACGCGAGGTATGGAGCACAAAGCTTTAAAGGCATTTGAGTTTTCATTAGACAGTTTTGAAGGTTTAAATCTGAGCGATCGAAATTACGAATTTAATGCCCGATTGTTTATAGTGAAAACCCTAAGTGAAATGGGAGATCTTGATGAGGCTAATAAACGCTGGGTCGAGCTAAATAAGATGAAGACGGCACCAATTTCAGATTTTGAATCTTTGCCAGTCGTTAAATCAGCACCGAGATATCCGGCGAGCGCTGCAAATAGCGGGTTAACCGGTTCAGTAACACTGAACTACACCGTAACTAAAAGTGGTGTTGTGACAGATATTGAGGTGGTAGCCTGGACTGGTTCAAAATTATTTATACCTCCTAGCATAAAGGCCGTTGAAAAATTTAAATATTTGCCACGCTATGAAAATGGTAAACCCGTGGAAACAAGAGGCGTTGAAAATACGTTTACCTTCGAAATGGCGGGTGACTAG
- a CDS encoding TonB family protein, whose product MKFITLLLAGSLMASSLVYGNDEAAQAKSKFKAAYKKYKECVAAQDVQCTAEQAELAFKQGVKVIPLDSKNAAALLYNYGLAVLNDTTRGPKRSVEAYKLLEQALPLNEKHFGKDSPQVLALLTDLTSAQVYEKDSEKNKKRYWQQAVELSEKINGDASIEHAMVLMETGSVMMNSHGYDIYFAKRYLNDAYDIFRKELGDTHPYTGFVAFNLGKYKMAQGKNRSATDYFEQALVAFEGDDGYRNRYSLTAHGFLVQTYESLGKSDEATEHCLAIGKSQPPVANDEYYPLFKQAPAYPEAAARSKQEGTVIYEYTVTEQGFTKDHKLIEWTGSKLFVEPSLEAVKKFRYAPQFVDGKPVPVQGVRNRFNFVMGG is encoded by the coding sequence ATGAAATTTATCACTCTCTTGCTGGCCGGCTCCTTAATGGCCTCGTCACTGGTTTATGGGAACGACGAAGCCGCCCAAGCGAAATCGAAGTTTAAAGCTGCTTATAAAAAATATAAGGAATGTGTTGCGGCGCAAGACGTTCAGTGTACCGCCGAGCAGGCCGAGTTGGCGTTTAAGCAAGGCGTAAAAGTAATTCCGCTCGATAGTAAAAATGCTGCGGCGCTGTTATATAACTATGGTTTGGCCGTTTTGAATGATACAACGCGTGGCCCAAAGCGAAGTGTTGAGGCTTATAAACTCTTGGAACAGGCATTGCCGCTTAATGAAAAACATTTTGGTAAAGATTCTCCTCAGGTGCTAGCGCTGCTAACCGACCTTACCAGCGCACAGGTCTATGAGAAAGACAGCGAGAAAAATAAAAAGCGCTATTGGCAACAAGCTGTAGAGTTATCTGAAAAAATTAATGGCGATGCCAGTATCGAGCATGCCATGGTGCTGATGGAAACCGGCTCAGTTATGATGAACAGTCATGGCTACGATATCTATTTTGCCAAGAGATATCTCAATGATGCCTATGATATTTTCCGAAAAGAGCTGGGTGATACGCACCCCTACACCGGCTTTGTCGCGTTCAATTTGGGCAAATACAAGATGGCTCAGGGTAAAAATCGCTCAGCCACTGACTATTTCGAACAGGCGTTGGTTGCTTTTGAGGGCGATGACGGGTACCGCAATCGCTATTCACTCACAGCACATGGCTTTTTGGTGCAGACCTATGAGTCGCTAGGAAAAAGTGACGAAGCCACGGAACATTGCCTGGCGATCGGGAAAAGCCAACCTCCTGTGGCTAACGATGAATATTATCCTCTTTTCAAACAAGCTCCAGCCTATCCGGAAGCCGCGGCCCGATCAAAACAGGAAGGTACAGTGATTTATGAATACACGGTAACTGAGCAAGGCTTCACCAAAGACCATAAGCTTATTGAGTGGACCGGATCTAAGCTGTTTGTCGAACCGTCGCTCGAAGCGGTTAAAAAATTCCGTTATGCCCCGCAATTCGTGGATGGCAAACCCGTACCGGTGCAAGGTGTGCGTAATAGGTTTAACTTTGTAATGGGCGGCTAG